The sequence GACTAAGCAAAGTTCTGAACTTATCTTGGAGTGCTGTCAAGTCCATTGTGACAAAATGGAAAAGACACTGCGCAACCCAGACACTACCGAGATCTGGCCGTCCTATCAAAATGAGCAACCGGGCAAAAAGGTTAAAATGTCAGAGAAGTGACCAGGAGACTGGCTGCGATGCTCACAGGGGTTGCACAGCTCATAGGCTAAAATGGAAAAACTGTCTTTTCAGCATTTCACAGACCCAGTCCCTTTGGCAGAGCAGCTATAAGGAAGCCACATCTGAGAAAGACAATCACTTGAGTCATGTCTGGGGTTTGCAAGAAGCCATGTGACGAAATCTGAGACCTTCTGTAAGTGTTCTTTACAGAAACGTTTTAGCTTCCTCCAGGATATCAGGTGCTGGATTACTAAGAACTCGCTCCAGCTAAACGCCCCCCTGGACTCCATTAGTTTTATTTAAAACATCTTGGAGTGATTTTTCTTATTCAGCCCTCAAATTCGATAAATTAAAGCCAGCTTTTTCCAGCTCAGAAGCATTGTAAAAGTGAAGCTAGTTCTCGTTTAATGagctgggaaaaaaacaaaaacaaaaccaaactctTATGCCTTCATTTCTATCTGTTTGGATTTTTGTGATTCCTTTCCCTTCAAGAAGATGTTAACCAGTCATGCCTTTCCCGCTCGCATCTAGACCAAAATGCTGACGCCAGCATACAGACCAGGACAAAAAAAACATTCAAGTGTTGAAATTAATTGTGTTTAGTGAGGGGAGACAGAAAACATTTCAGTGCATTAAAGTGAGGAGGTGAAACGGGGACAACATGAAGAAGTTCCAAGGGTGGTGAATGCTTTCTGAAGGCGCTGTATTTCTGCTAACACCTCGTTGCCGTACCTTGATTAACCAGAGCATGGCTAGTCATTCTTCTTGAACTTGCCGCTGATGTAAGGCACATAATCTAAGACCACCCGCCAGTCTGTGAAGTGGACCAGTGCTACTCCTCCCATTGTGCCCCATACGGCTAGAGTCGGGACCCTGCATAGTAAAGAACACATATaagatatatttttaaaaaataaaaaaaatccttcaCCTATTAATATACATACACTTAATGAATTTGGCATTTAATCCCTATCCACTAATGTGTAAAAAGTTATACTTGTATTTTGTTACTTGTACTTGCTTGTTTACACTCCATGTGATAACTTTTTTACGGTCAAATATTTTAATTGTTATTAATGTTATAATCGGACTGTTTGAGATGCAACGGCTGACACCCTTTGCAAATGTCTATTATAATCGTTGGTGTACTGGTAAGTACACTGCCGGGAAATGTTAGTCTCACACAGGATACGATGCGTTTAATGCAAAATCCTGTTACCCTTTGTGACACGTGTGACAAGTGTAAGACTGCAGTTGCGAATTCTTACCAAGGTGCTACTCTTGTGGCAAGTTGTCACATGGACTTTTAATATTTGCTAATATGTGAAATAAATTGCttacatatgcatgcacatacgAAATCTATAAGGACTGACTGTATACCCAgaacaaagaaattaaacaggccagtctTTCTTCCCTAAAATCATTAataaaaatattaacaatagcaAAGTGCTCTTCTCTACTGTTGATTGACTTATTAATCCATCATCTTCaaccccatcagagatgctgtccactgaaaaatgtcaGCAATTCACTACAatcttcaataacaaaattattacCATTACAAACAACATtggtgcctcaagatccagaagTGAACcaaccctccagttctccagaaacaTCACTGATACCATGTCTCCCTTTGACCATGTGGACCTTAAGAAACTAGATACTACtgttgggcagctcaggtcctccacctgctgtTTGGATCCTCCCCCTACCACATTTCTTAAAACTGTTAAAAAACCGTTTTTAACTGCTTAGTACCTGTGgtattagaaattattaactgctCTCTTCAGTCAGGTACATTTTCTGCAGCATTTAaaacagctgtcattaaaccacttctgaagaagagcaaccttgatgCGACAGTTATTACCAACTATGGGCCCGTCTCCAATTTACCATTCTTCAGCAAAGTCCTTGAAAAAAACAGTTTATTTTCAGCTTAATAACTATTTAACATCAAACAATCTTCTCCccatttatcaatcaggttttcgatctcgccatagcacagaaacagcacttatcaatgCTGTgaacaatctgcatatgaaaagactaataaattatctgttcttgtgctcctggatctcagtgccgccTTCGTCACTGTTGACCATGATATTTTACAGAGAGATTTGAAAAATGGGTCGGTCTGTCTGGCCCGATTCTGAGCTGGTTCCGAATctacctacaggacaggcagttctttgtgtccatTGGAGACTTTGCCTCGGGCAAAGTGGGTATTTTGTGTGGGGTCCGACTCTTGGACCATTACTATTTAATCTCTATATACTCCACTTGCACGTTATACGGAAACGCAATATAAATtatcataattatgcagatgattcacaactgtacatatccctatctcctgaagACTTAGATCCCATACATCTCCTAACACATTGTATTGATGacattaatctatggatgtcagagaacttttttacaactgaacaaagacaaaacagaaatactAATTTCTGGTGCAAAGACTTAGAGACAGAGAACTGCAGCTCATCTTAgttctctggagtgcaaaagtgaagctagaaattgAGTGTAATCATAGATGGTGATCTAAATTTCAAGAGTCATATCAATCATCTCAAGATCAGCCTTCTGCCATcttaacatttcaaaactaaggggctttgtATCCCATTCAGAcagagaaattaatccatgcatttataacaagtagaataGACTACCGTAATGGTTTATTcactggcctcccaaaatcaATTGTACAGCAACTCGGTTAATTCAAACGGTTAATTGCATGTGCTCTCActggaactaaaaagtatgaacacaatACACCTGTTCTTaggtctctgcattggctcccccatcaaaactagaaatgattttaaaattctgttataaAGCTTTAAATGGACTCGCCCCTCAGTATTTAAAAGACATACTTATTAGATGCAAACCAGCAAGAACGCTCGGGTCcaaaggcagtggtcttttaaccatctctTGTACTAACGCTAcagcaggggaagctgccttttgtatttacaccccaagtagatggaatgccctgcctgaggaTCAGAGAGGCCCCCATACTGAACatttttaaaagcaggttaaaaatctTACTTTCCgcaacagcctatggctaagtccttggtgtgtgtgtgtgtgtatgttgtacaGTTTAATATTTGCACTTTCTCCACCGATTCctgtataactgcactaacacctgttcttcttctttcagcttgttccctgtttctcaggggtcaccacagcggattttatagtttccatcggtacccagtgagagcacagcaccaatggcagtcgttgttaacccgggccttgagcgATCCGATATACAGCCTCAACCGAGctgatatggtcttgtcaatcctca is a genomic window of Lampris incognitus isolate fLamInc1 chromosome 14, fLamInc1.hap2, whole genome shotgun sequence containing:
- the LOC130124122 gene encoding cytochrome b-c1 complex subunit 10, whose product is MIGKVIGQKYAAIAKSWVPTLAVWGTMGGVALVHFTDWRVVLDYVPYISGKFKKND